The following coding sequences are from one Sulfitobacter faviae window:
- a CDS encoding cation transporter, whose protein sequence is MANTDNEIADAPLFRYRVSGMDCAKDAAQIERAAQSAGVAPGDVKVSAATHIMTLAAPEGRLPDIEKAVAVTGYSFDRIEDNADIPPNPAHQDPAYRRALWIVVILNVGYGVLEMIGGFISGSQAVKADALDFIGDGAITFLGLLAIGWSLAWRARSALIQGIFLGLLGLGVLGTTIVRVFEQTTPDAGLMGLLGMIALVVNVVSVLPLLRFRKGDANMRAVWLFSRNDAIGNAAVVIAAGLVAWLGSAWPDLIVAFGIAGLFLHSAWAIIRDARGDLKATA, encoded by the coding sequence ATGGCCAACACAGACAACGAGATAGCAGATGCGCCATTGTTTCGATACCGGGTTTCCGGCATGGATTGCGCGAAGGATGCTGCACAGATCGAGCGGGCGGCACAGTCGGCCGGGGTAGCGCCCGGCGATGTGAAAGTGTCGGCCGCAACCCACATCATGACACTGGCTGCACCCGAAGGGCGCCTGCCGGACATCGAAAAGGCCGTTGCGGTGACTGGTTACAGCTTCGACCGGATCGAGGACAATGCAGACATTCCGCCAAATCCGGCCCATCAGGACCCGGCCTACCGCCGTGCCCTCTGGATCGTCGTGATCCTGAACGTGGGATACGGGGTCCTCGAAATGATCGGCGGTTTCATTTCCGGATCGCAGGCCGTGAAGGCCGATGCGCTCGATTTCATCGGCGATGGCGCGATCACCTTCCTCGGCCTGCTGGCCATCGGCTGGAGCCTCGCTTGGCGGGCACGGTCGGCTCTGATCCAAGGCATCTTCCTCGGGCTCCTCGGTCTTGGCGTCCTCGGCACAACCATCGTTCGGGTCTTCGAACAGACGACGCCGGATGCAGGTCTCATGGGCCTGCTCGGTATGATCGCCCTTGTCGTGAACGTCGTCTCCGTTCTGCCGCTGCTGCGATTCCGCAAGGGCGACGCGAACATGCGGGCTGTCTGGCTGTTCTCGCGCAACGACGCTATCGGCAATGCGGCGGTCGTCATCGCCGCCGGTCTCGTGGCGTGGCTGGGCAGCGCGTGGCCCGACCTTATCGTCGCCTTCGGTATCGCCGGACTGTTCCTGCACTCCGCTTGGGCCATCATCCGCGACGCGCGGGGCGATCTGAAGGCGACGGCATGA
- a CDS encoding MarR family transcriptional regulator, with product MSKLQSYEREAFETVERAPEAQAKGFATVRRAHESEMAEDYVELIAELIELRGARPVEIAERLGVKSPTVTKNISRLKAAGLVRRERYRAIFLTDAAENWP from the coding sequence ATGTCGAAGCTACAATCATACGAACGCGAGGCGTTCGAGACTGTCGAGAGAGCTCCCGAAGCGCAGGCTAAGGGTTTCGCGACTGTGCGCCGAGCACATGAAAGCGAAATGGCGGAGGATTATGTGGAACTGATCGCAGAGCTGATCGAGTTGCGGGGGGCTAGGCCGGTCGAAATCGCCGAGCGGCTTGGCGTGAAATCTCCAACAGTGACCAAGAACATCTCCCGACTCAAGGCTGCTGGTTTGGTGCGGCGGGAGCGTTACCGCGCAATATTTCTAACCGATGCGGCCGAGAATTGGCCGAG
- a CDS encoding phosphate/phosphite/phosphonate ABC transporter substrate-binding protein, with the protein MEFYLTRRNMLALASAGAISLASPLIAQDTPLRLAFIPQENPDKLLGDIEAITRWLSEQIGVPVEGFVTIDHAAAVEALRNGDADVSFMGALPFVLAEAEIGAVPLLSEVYRGASSYTGRIFVRRNSGIDTLADLRGRDIAFADPISESGYLYPLSEFVKAGLIEGPGAAEKFFGRVFFAGGYQQAMQAMAEGLVDAAGASQYADLLLTPQQQAEVTWLVESAPIPSHLVIARPELDAALQARFVDVMLKLNEPKHRDKLSYLYGPDGYVRADGTAYEGVRDMAKKYGLLR; encoded by the coding sequence ATGGAATTCTACCTAACCCGCAGAAATATGCTGGCCTTGGCCAGTGCAGGCGCGATCTCGCTGGCCTCCCCGCTGATCGCACAAGACACTCCCTTGCGGCTTGCTTTCATTCCGCAGGAGAATCCCGACAAGCTCTTAGGCGACATTGAGGCCATCACAAGATGGCTATCCGAACAGATTGGCGTTCCCGTGGAAGGCTTCGTCACCATCGACCATGCTGCGGCTGTCGAGGCACTTCGCAACGGAGATGCAGACGTCTCCTTCATGGGCGCGTTGCCTTTCGTTCTGGCGGAGGCGGAAATTGGCGCGGTACCTCTCTTGTCTGAGGTCTACCGGGGCGCGTCAAGTTACACAGGACGCATTTTTGTCCGCCGCAACAGCGGTATCGATACGCTGGCAGACCTGCGCGGGCGCGATATCGCCTTTGCCGACCCGATCTCTGAATCAGGTTATCTTTATCCTCTTTCCGAATTCGTTAAGGCCGGGCTAATTGAGGGTCCTGGCGCAGCGGAGAAATTCTTCGGCCGCGTGTTCTTTGCGGGAGGCTACCAGCAAGCCATGCAGGCTATGGCCGAAGGTCTGGTCGATGCCGCCGGTGCCAGTCAGTATGCGGATTTGTTGTTGACCCCACAACAGCAGGCCGAGGTGACTTGGCTCGTAGAAAGCGCGCCGATTCCAAGTCACCTTGTGATCGCACGCCCAGAACTCGATGCCGCCCTGCAAGCCCGTTTTGTTGACGTCATGCTGAAGCTCAACGAACCGAAGCACCGCGACAAATTGAGCTATCTTTACGGACCAGATGGCTACGTCAGGGCAGACGGCACCGCGTATGAAGGCGTACGCGATATGGCAAAGAAATACGGGCTGTTACGATGA
- a CDS encoding phosphonate ABC transporter ATP-binding protein: MAIEIDDLSYVHKGAQLPALERVSFRLPAGECVALLGPSGAGKTTLLALLDGRIQGWRGRVSVLGAPLNPDRPPPRARRPDTGFVFQEFALVERSTALRNVLNGRLGRMSPFQAVLGSPMAHDLDIARTALADCGIAELAERRVDSLSGGQRQRVAIARCLAQEPRLILADEPVSNLDPARAGEVLGLMTKAARARDATALFSSHQPDLARRFAGRIIGIREGRIAFNVPTSELKDDATAELYRGSGPTPELGPRAVL, translated from the coding sequence ATGGCTATCGAAATAGACGATCTGAGTTATGTCCATAAGGGCGCACAGCTACCAGCGTTGGAACGAGTCTCATTTCGGCTCCCGGCGGGCGAGTGTGTCGCTTTACTGGGCCCATCCGGGGCGGGCAAAACGACGTTGCTGGCGCTGCTCGACGGTAGGATTCAGGGATGGCGCGGGCGCGTTTCTGTCTTGGGTGCGCCGCTCAATCCCGACCGCCCACCACCCCGAGCTCGCCGTCCTGATACCGGTTTCGTGTTTCAGGAATTCGCCCTCGTAGAACGCTCCACGGCACTACGCAACGTGCTCAACGGCCGCCTGGGGCGGATGTCACCTTTCCAAGCAGTACTGGGATCGCCAATGGCTCACGATCTCGATATTGCCCGCACAGCACTCGCCGATTGCGGCATCGCAGAACTCGCGGAACGCCGTGTCGACAGTCTCAGCGGAGGACAGCGACAGCGCGTGGCTATTGCGCGATGTCTGGCGCAGGAACCACGGCTGATCCTCGCCGACGAGCCAGTGAGCAACCTCGACCCCGCCCGCGCTGGAGAGGTTCTGGGGTTGATGACCAAGGCGGCGCGAGCGCGTGATGCAACAGCGCTATTCTCCTCGCACCAACCCGATCTGGCGCGGCGTTTTGCAGGGCGCATCATCGGCATACGAGAGGGGCGGATCGCGTTTAACGTGCCAACGTCCGAGTTGAAAGACGATGCGACTGCCGAACTCTATCGGGGGTCAGGACCGACGCCGGAACTCGGTCCCCGGGCGGTGTTATGA
- a CDS encoding cation diffusion facilitator family transporter, producing MSSHQDNRQANLTRGIRVEIASLVYNIIEVVVSVTVGLLTGSAALVSWGLDSTVEATSAATLIWRLKSEVDGADKRTVLHRKKVALYVVACAFWIVVAAILYEAVSAFISQKAPGFNWWGIAILGASLVANPFLAWGKYRYGKRLDAPALKYNAKDTMICQYQTIVVLAGIGLTQWMGWWWADPVAALLIVPYVAWEAFEATKDARSVDPDEGEATAEA from the coding sequence ATGAGCAGTCATCAAGATAACCGGCAGGCCAATCTGACGCGCGGCATCCGGGTCGAGATCGCCAGCCTCGTCTACAACATCATCGAGGTCGTCGTATCCGTCACCGTGGGACTTCTGACCGGCAGCGCAGCGCTGGTGAGTTGGGGCCTCGACAGTACGGTCGAGGCCACCTCGGCTGCGACTCTGATCTGGCGCTTGAAGAGTGAGGTGGACGGTGCCGACAAGCGCACGGTCCTGCACCGCAAGAAGGTCGCGCTCTACGTGGTTGCCTGTGCCTTCTGGATCGTCGTCGCGGCGATCCTCTACGAGGCGGTCTCCGCCTTCATTTCGCAGAAGGCGCCGGGCTTCAACTGGTGGGGTATCGCGATTCTGGGTGCTTCGCTCGTGGCCAACCCGTTCCTCGCCTGGGGCAAGTATCGCTACGGCAAGCGGCTCGATGCGCCCGCCCTGAAGTACAATGCCAAGGACACCATGATCTGCCAGTATCAGACGATCGTGGTGTTGGCCGGGATCGGTCTGACGCAATGGATGGGCTGGTGGTGGGCCGACCCGGTGGCGGCGCTTCTGATCGTGCCCTACGTTGCATGGGAGGCGTTCGAGGCCACGAAGGATGCGCGGTCGGTCGATCCGGACGAGGGCGAAGCTACTGCCGAGGCCTGA
- a CDS encoding cytochrome c peroxidase — protein sequence MPWDDIETAWTEPHRGSEFSTGALEWVDRKSGIKPDGILDAVAREDRQAVFTEATRLVALRIEEELDRALAAEEPAKARQALRTAGELYRAFEDGIAAADPEAARRIGLAWLELNSSTGSAGLLGAGAFSADRDTLGAARAVISSYLAENYLLANYAPRQTLSALPETAVFSRRTIEVPPSLPPGSDIFDQDPLPLLVLNFEEQGIDETDLPLVAYGDMLFDSPQIFGNPARNLGIACSTCHNRSDVNQRLFIPGASHQPGAIDVDGAFFNPIFNDRRDDPIDIPSLRGLRFTGPYGRDGRFASLRDFSRNVIVNEFGGAEPTPLMLDALVGYMLEFDFLPNSKLNADGTLSEANPDAAHRGEAIFNRPFAGLGDRSCASCHVPDANFLDRQAHDIGSVSPAYSGARAGALDTPSLLGTAYTAPYFHDGSLSTLAAVVEWFDETKSLGLSETERTELTAYLETVGSADEPYEKFDAENTAFRLTFAELATFASTLDTLLPRRDAEHILLLTDTVAADLAADASTMSNLTARPEVYALAERLAAVGDAARDDDWEAAEASWTAFKTEADAIEERAF from the coding sequence GTGCCTTGGGACGACATCGAGACCGCTTGGACAGAACCTCACCGGGGTTCGGAATTCTCGACCGGCGCGTTGGAGTGGGTGGACCGCAAAAGCGGTATCAAGCCGGATGGTATCCTTGACGCCGTGGCACGTGAAGACCGGCAAGCAGTTTTCACAGAGGCCACTCGTCTTGTAGCGCTTAGGATCGAAGAGGAATTGGACCGGGCTCTCGCAGCCGAAGAACCTGCAAAGGCGCGCCAGGCTCTGCGAACGGCAGGCGAGCTCTACCGTGCGTTTGAGGATGGTATCGCGGCAGCCGACCCCGAAGCAGCAAGACGTATCGGCCTCGCTTGGCTGGAACTTAACAGCAGCACGGGGTCCGCTGGTCTTCTCGGCGCTGGCGCCTTTTCCGCGGATCGCGACACGCTGGGGGCCGCGCGCGCAGTCATTTCCAGCTATCTCGCGGAAAATTACCTCTTAGCCAACTATGCTCCACGTCAGACACTGAGTGCCCTGCCCGAAACCGCTGTGTTCAGCCGACGCACTATCGAGGTGCCGCCAAGCTTGCCGCCTGGCTCCGACATCTTCGATCAGGACCCGCTGCCATTGCTTGTCCTCAACTTCGAGGAACAAGGTATCGACGAGACCGATCTGCCCTTGGTGGCTTATGGCGACATGCTTTTCGACAGCCCGCAGATATTCGGAAATCCTGCGCGAAACCTCGGGATCGCCTGTTCGACCTGTCACAATCGCTCGGATGTGAACCAGCGCCTCTTCATCCCGGGCGCCAGCCACCAACCCGGTGCCATCGACGTCGATGGCGCGTTCTTTAATCCTATCTTCAACGACCGGCGCGACGACCCGATCGACATTCCGAGCCTGCGCGGGCTGCGCTTCACCGGGCCTTATGGTCGCGATGGGCGCTTTGCCTCTCTGCGCGACTTCAGCCGGAACGTGATCGTCAATGAATTTGGCGGCGCGGAGCCGACGCCCTTGATGCTCGACGCGCTGGTAGGATACATGCTCGAGTTCGACTTCCTACCAAACTCTAAGCTGAATGCGGATGGTACGCTGTCCGAGGCAAACCCGGACGCGGCGCACCGAGGCGAGGCTATTTTTAATCGGCCTTTCGCTGGGCTAGGCGATCGCTCCTGCGCTAGTTGCCACGTGCCTGACGCAAATTTCCTCGATCGGCAAGCCCATGACATTGGATCGGTCTCGCCGGCATATAGTGGCGCGCGCGCAGGCGCGCTGGATACGCCGTCCTTGCTGGGAACCGCATATACCGCCCCCTATTTTCACGACGGTTCGCTGTCGACGTTGGCCGCCGTTGTTGAGTGGTTCGATGAGACGAAATCGCTCGGGCTATCAGAGACGGAACGGACTGAACTGACCGCGTATCTGGAGACTGTAGGGTCGGCAGACGAGCCTTACGAGAAGTTCGACGCAGAGAACACCGCCTTTCGCCTGACATTTGCCGAATTGGCGACATTTGCATCGACGCTCGACACGCTTCTGCCCCGACGTGACGCAGAGCACATCCTGCTGCTGACCGATACTGTCGCTGCGGACCTCGCCGCAGACGCGAGCACCATGTCGAACCTGACCGCACGGCCCGAAGTCTATGCCTTGGCCGAGCGTCTTGCCGCAGTCGGCGATGCAGCCCGTGACGACGACTGGGAGGCCGCCGAAGCAAGTTGGACCGCGTTCAAGACCGAAGCCGACGCGATCGAAGAGAGGGCATTCTGA
- a CDS encoding class I SAM-dependent methyltransferase has translation MRLYEKHILPRLTHLAMGQDQLLPYRRRAISGLHGRVLEIGIGSGLNIALYPEAVRQIIGIDPSPELLSRAAQTSHGLMPAAEMIEGVAEALPLEDRSVDCVVATWTLCSVSEPEKALAEIRRVLKPDGVFRFVEHGLAPGPRIRRWQRWLTPVWKHCAGNCHLDRPTADLIETSGFRMERLNTGYATGPKPLVFMYEGQARLY, from the coding sequence ATGCGACTGTACGAGAAACATATCCTCCCTCGGCTGACGCATCTGGCGATGGGCCAGGATCAACTTCTTCCCTACCGGCGCCGCGCCATCTCCGGCCTGCATGGGCGTGTGCTGGAGATCGGAATCGGCTCGGGCCTGAACATTGCGCTCTACCCCGAGGCCGTGCGCCAGATCATCGGTATTGATCCGTCGCCCGAACTCCTCTCTCGGGCCGCGCAAACCTCCCATGGACTGATGCCCGCGGCCGAGATGATCGAGGGCGTGGCCGAAGCATTGCCGCTCGAAGATCGCAGCGTCGATTGCGTCGTCGCCACCTGGACACTCTGCAGCGTTTCGGAACCGGAGAAGGCTCTCGCCGAGATCCGGCGCGTTCTCAAGCCGGATGGCGTCTTCCGCTTCGTCGAGCATGGCCTGGCGCCCGGACCCCGTATCCGGCGCTGGCAACGCTGGCTGACGCCTGTCTGGAAACACTGCGCCGGGAACTGCCATCTTGACCGCCCGACGGCCGACTTGATCGAGACAAGCGGCTTCCGCATGGAGCGGCTCAACACCGGTTACGCGACAGGTCCGAAGCCCTTGGTTTTCATGTATGAGGGACAAGCTCGCCTCTACTGA
- a CDS encoding DsbE family thiol:disulfide interchange protein gives MILPILLFGLLGVVFYWGLWNNDDRLPSTLIGRPIPEFALPPIEGRQDGLGSANLQDQVSLVNVWASWCVPCRTENPLLVDLAEAGTVPIYGINYKDDAEETLGFLEELGDPFTRIGADRSGRVAIDWGVYGVPETYIIDAEGRIAYKHVGPFDQASLEEDILPVVRRLQAESDP, from the coding sequence ATGATTTTGCCTATTCTTCTGTTTGGGTTGCTGGGCGTAGTCTTCTACTGGGGCCTCTGGAACAACGACGACCGGTTGCCCTCGACGCTGATCGGAAGACCAATCCCGGAATTCGCGCTCCCGCCCATCGAAGGGCGGCAGGACGGCCTAGGCTCGGCGAACCTGCAAGACCAGGTTTCTCTCGTCAACGTCTGGGCGTCGTGGTGCGTCCCCTGCCGCACGGAGAACCCGCTTCTCGTCGATCTTGCCGAAGCGGGCACCGTTCCGATCTACGGTATCAACTACAAGGACGATGCCGAGGAGACGCTGGGTTTCCTCGAAGAGCTCGGCGATCCCTTCACCCGCATCGGCGCGGACCGATCAGGCCGCGTTGCGATAGACTGGGGCGTCTATGGAGTGCCGGAAACATACATAATCGACGCCGAGGGGCGCATTGCATACAAGCATGTCGGCCCCTTTGATCAGGCCTCGCTTGAGGAGGACATTCTGCCGGTCGTGCGCCGGTTGCAGGCTGAGAGCGACCCGTGA
- a CDS encoding L,D-transpeptidase family protein, whose product MTTNFPRRVFILSGLAAFLSGCADKFRTYNGPKVTRLRMYKAQRLLVLDGKAGVLRTFPIGLGFAPQGHKQFEGDGRTPEGTYVIDRRNPDSLFHLSIGISYPNAADIAFAESQGKSPGGDIFIHGGPRKGIDPMNKRDWTAGCIAVTDRQIEEIYAMVKNGTPIDIYA is encoded by the coding sequence ATGACTACCAATTTTCCACGACGGGTCTTTATTCTAAGTGGGTTGGCTGCCTTCCTGTCAGGCTGTGCAGATAAGTTCCGGACCTACAACGGACCCAAAGTAACCCGTCTTCGCATGTACAAGGCACAGCGGTTGCTCGTCCTTGACGGGAAGGCTGGCGTTTTGCGTACATTTCCCATCGGATTGGGCTTCGCGCCCCAGGGTCACAAACAGTTCGAGGGAGACGGCCGTACGCCAGAAGGCACCTACGTGATTGACCGACGCAACCCGGACAGCCTCTTCCACCTCTCCATCGGCATCTCATATCCCAACGCGGCGGATATTGCCTTTGCTGAGTCCCAAGGAAAGTCGCCGGGTGGCGATATTTTTATTCACGGTGGGCCACGCAAGGGGATCGACCCGATGAACAAGCGTGACTGGACCGCAGGATGCATCGCCGTAACGGACCGTCAGATCGAGGAAATCTACGCAATGGTGAAAAATGGAACACCGATCGACATTTATGCTTGA
- the lspA gene encoding signal peptidase II: protein MNGRVLGGLCAIAALGLDQGTKALALTTPALESGVEVLPFLNLVRVLNDGVSFGMLGGFVPWWGLIALAGVIVAWLLIWLWRAPDRLTAAALGLIIGGALGNILDRVRYQAVPDFLDFHYGSYHWPSFNLADVTIFCGAALLFWDSFRSAKDKPGQSERKENTTGV from the coding sequence ATGAACGGTCGCGTTCTCGGTGGGCTCTGCGCAATCGCAGCGCTCGGTCTCGATCAGGGCACCAAGGCGCTCGCCCTGACCACACCGGCGCTCGAGAGCGGGGTCGAGGTTTTACCCTTTCTTAACCTCGTGCGGGTTCTGAACGATGGGGTCAGCTTCGGTATGCTCGGCGGGTTCGTACCGTGGTGGGGTCTCATCGCGCTTGCTGGCGTGATCGTGGCATGGCTATTGATCTGGTTATGGCGCGCGCCGGACAGGCTGACAGCTGCCGCTCTCGGTCTGATCATCGGCGGCGCACTCGGCAATATTCTTGACCGCGTACGCTATCAGGCCGTTCCTGACTTTCTCGACTTCCATTACGGATCATACCACTGGCCGTCCTTCAATCTCGCGGACGTAACGATTTTCTGCGGTGCGGCCCTGCTGTTCTGGGACAGCTTCCGCTCTGCGAAGGACAAGCCTGGTCAGAGTGAACGCAAGGAAAACACAACGGGGGTGTAA
- a CDS encoding TlpA family protein disulfide reductase — protein MRRRDVLAGVLALAASPASARPPIPNHGTPRDLLSPPFVDGDGRDLTLADFEGRVVLLNIWATWCPPCREEMPTLDALQARLGGSDFHVLPLSIDRAGLEPVRRFYRETGIRNLDLYIAEDTRAMLALAVVGLPTTILIDRIGRERGRLAGPAEWNSPEAVAQISALIDERKQ, from the coding sequence GTGAGGCGACGTGACGTCCTTGCCGGAGTCTTGGCGCTTGCGGCAAGCCCTGCCTCCGCCCGACCACCGATCCCTAATCACGGGACTCCGCGTGATCTCCTGTCGCCGCCTTTCGTGGATGGAGATGGACGGGATCTGACGCTGGCGGACTTCGAGGGACGTGTCGTGCTTCTGAACATTTGGGCGACTTGGTGCCCGCCTTGTCGCGAGGAGATGCCGACGCTCGACGCGCTGCAAGCGCGCCTCGGCGGATCGGATTTTCATGTTCTGCCGCTGTCGATCGATCGGGCCGGTCTCGAACCTGTGCGCCGCTTCTACCGAGAGACCGGCATTCGCAACCTCGATCTCTATATCGCGGAGGATACGCGCGCGATGCTGGCCTTGGCCGTGGTGGGTCTGCCGACAACGATTCTGATCGACCGCATTGGGCGCGAGCGGGGGCGCCTCGCAGGCCCGGCCGAATGGAACAGCCCCGAAGCCGTTGCGCAGATAAGCGCTCTTATTGACGAACGTAAGCAATAG
- a CDS encoding ArsR/SmtB family transcription factor — MDNKTTTIEQRAKLLRGFADTSRLTILDALAKSPFVVQELVAHTGLTQPNISNHLRCLLECGLVASDRDGRFVRYRISNSRIITLLSDVDALLDVVAEGVEACDNYRET; from the coding sequence ATGGACAACAAGACCACCACTATTGAACAGCGCGCGAAATTGCTTCGCGGCTTCGCAGATACCAGTCGTTTGACGATTTTGGACGCCTTGGCAAAAAGTCCGTTCGTCGTTCAGGAGCTCGTCGCGCACACGGGACTAACTCAGCCCAATATCTCCAATCATTTGCGATGCCTGCTGGAGTGCGGGCTTGTCGCCAGCGATCGAGATGGACGGTTTGTTCGCTACCGTATCAGCAATTCACGTATCATAACGCTATTGAGCGATGTAGATGCTCTTCTTGATGTCGTCGCAGAAGGGGTTGAGGCTTGTGACAACTATCGCGAGACGTGA
- a CDS encoding cytochrome c biogenesis CcdA family protein: MAALLAGAVSFLSPCVLPLVPGYVSYVAGRTVTGSAAPSKGRAVWLSFCFVLGFSTIFIALGASATALGQTLLQWRYELNLVGGAIVILFGLFMIGAARLSAMERDLRFHLDLPGGQPVASYVLGLAFGFGWTPCIGPILGAILTASATSATIGEGVALLAVYSAGLGIPFLVVAGFTDSIAGRLRGIGRWGRRLHQAAGGVMILMGLAMMTGRLSALAYWLLDTFPVLARIG; encoded by the coding sequence ATGGCGGCATTGCTGGCCGGTGCCGTTTCCTTTCTGTCGCCCTGCGTGCTGCCGCTCGTGCCCGGCTACGTATCCTACGTTGCCGGACGTACGGTCACCGGCAGTGCAGCGCCTTCGAAGGGGCGGGCCGTCTGGCTCAGCTTCTGTTTCGTCCTTGGCTTCTCCACGATATTCATCGCGCTTGGGGCCTCTGCCACCGCGCTCGGTCAGACGCTGCTGCAGTGGCGCTACGAACTCAACCTCGTCGGCGGCGCGATCGTGATCCTGTTCGGTCTGTTCATGATCGGGGCAGCGCGCCTGTCGGCCATGGAGCGCGACCTGCGTTTCCATCTCGACCTGCCGGGCGGGCAACCGGTCGCCTCCTACGTGCTCGGACTCGCCTTCGGTTTCGGCTGGACACCGTGCATCGGGCCGATCCTCGGTGCCATCCTAACCGCCAGCGCGACAAGCGCGACGATTGGCGAGGGCGTCGCATTGCTTGCCGTCTACTCGGCCGGCCTTGGGATCCCGTTTCTGGTCGTCGCGGGGTTCACCGACAGTATTGCCGGCAGGCTGCGCGGCATCGGTCGTTGGGGTCGCCGCCTGCATCAGGCTGCGGGCGGCGTCATGATCCTGATGGGCCTGGCGATGATGACCGGGCGGTTGAGCGCACTGGCCTACTGGCTGCTGGACACCTTCCCTGTCCTTGCGCGGATCGGGTGA
- a CDS encoding cytochrome P450: protein MTGAAAAKVFYSEDKLIRAGSMPGRIQKTLLGEGGVQGLDGAAHQHRKKMFMSLMGTERIAALQGTSLHMLDKYAPDWEARNEVVLYDEVREMLTRAVCAWARVPLDEAEVATRTAQLTALFQDAGAIGPKHWAARLARHRLEKWAARMIQQVRDGELQPTQESALHFIATWRDLDGELLTPRVAAVELLNVLRPTVAVSVFIVQAAHALHRHPEWRQKLKDDEGQLEPFVQEVRRLYPFFPAVAARVKSDFEWRGHRFPKGYRVLLDLYGTNTDARSWDAPQEFRPERFHDREVTPYEFIPQGGGDHHRNHRCPGEWIAISQMKAFCSFFVNAIDYEVPDQDLDLETGELPPMPKSRFIMRNVRPRQ, encoded by the coding sequence ATGACCGGCGCGGCGGCAGCGAAAGTTTTCTATTCCGAGGATAAACTGATCCGCGCGGGCTCGATGCCGGGCCGCATACAGAAGACCCTGCTGGGCGAAGGCGGCGTTCAGGGATTGGACGGCGCTGCCCACCAGCACCGCAAGAAGATGTTCATGTCACTCATGGGGACCGAGCGGATCGCCGCGCTTCAGGGCACGTCGCTTCACATGTTGGACAAATATGCGCCGGACTGGGAGGCGAGGAACGAGGTCGTCCTCTATGACGAAGTGCGCGAAATGCTCACAAGAGCTGTTTGCGCCTGGGCCAGGGTGCCGCTTGATGAAGCTGAGGTGGCGACCCGAACGGCGCAGCTTACAGCGCTTTTTCAGGACGCCGGTGCCATTGGCCCGAAACATTGGGCCGCGCGACTGGCGCGCCACCGCCTGGAAAAATGGGCAGCACGGATGATCCAACAGGTCCGCGATGGCGAGCTTCAGCCGACGCAGGAAAGCGCCCTTCATTTCATCGCGACATGGCGCGATCTCGATGGGGAGTTGTTGACCCCCAGGGTGGCCGCCGTAGAGCTGTTGAATGTCCTGCGCCCGACCGTCGCGGTATCCGTGTTCATAGTTCAGGCGGCGCATGCTTTACATCGGCATCCCGAGTGGCGGCAAAAGCTGAAGGACGACGAGGGACAGCTCGAACCTTTCGTGCAAGAGGTCCGCCGTCTGTATCCGTTCTTTCCCGCGGTTGCGGCACGGGTGAAGAGCGATTTCGAGTGGCGCGGACATCGCTTTCCCAAAGGGTACAGGGTTCTGCTCGACCTCTACGGCACGAATACCGACGCTCGTTCGTGGGACGCGCCGCAAGAGTTCCGGCCCGAGCGGTTTCACGATCGGGAGGTCACTCCCTACGAGTTCATTCCGCAGGGCGGTGGCGATCACCACAGGAACCACCGTTGTCCGGGCGAGTGGATCGCGATCAGCCAGATGAAGGCGTTTTGCAGTTTCTTCGTGAACGCCATCGACTACGAAGTGCCGGATCAGGATCTGGATCTGGAAACCGGAGAACTGCCGCCCATGCCCAAATCTCGGTTCATCATGCGTAACGTCAGGCCTCGGCAGTAG